The genomic DNA TATGCGCGACCTGTTGCCCGGCCTTGACCTGCTGGCCGGTCCGGGTCGTCACGCTGCTCGCGTGGCCGTACCAGTAGGTGTAGCCGTGGGCATCCTGCGCTTTGACATAGAGGCCAAAGCCCGCGTGCGGCGGCTGGCTGCCCGGAATCCACGAACAGTCGAGCGTGCTGCTATCGGCTCCGGCGTAGAGGATCTGCATATCCCTGATCGCAAAGAGCGGCGTGCCGCTGGCCGAGGCAAAGTCGACACCGTCATGCCACCATTGGCCCTTCGGACAATTCCCCCGCACGCCCGTATAGAAGGAGTGACAGCCGTAGCCGCGTGAGATCGCCGTGCCCCGGGGCACCGGATACCCTGCGCGTCCGACGGCGGGCGTACCTGCGGGTGGGGCGGACGCAACTGGCGCGCTCGGTGGCCCGCCCGGCTGCTTCGCGCAGTGCGGATCGTCCTGCAAGCGAAACCAGAGGTAGCCGTCGCCGCTCTGCCCGCTGCGGCGCTGGTCGCTCCTGACAAAGGGCATGCCCCACGCCTCGGCCTGGCCCTCTGGCGCAAAGATGACGATCGTGGCCTGGGTCGATCCCGGCTCCCAGGTGCCGCTGACGATCGGCACGCCAGCGGCGCGGGCGGCTGCCTGGCTGGGATACCACGCGCCTTCGATGCGCCGCCCATCCGTCCGCTTGATCGCCCGGATCAGGCTAATGCCCTGCACGTGCAGCTCGATCGGCGCGGCCGTCGTGTTCTCGATCGTGAGATCGAGCAGGTGCAGCGCGTGCGCCGCGTCCGTCCCGGCCTGGGTCCGGTAGCCGGTCACGCTGACCACGAGCGGCCCGACCGTGACGCGCTGGCCCTGGTAGTAGTCGCTGCCGGTGCGCACATACGGGGTCGCGGTCGGGAGTGGCGTGGAGAAGATTGGCAGGGCCTCCCCATGCGGCGTGGGCGTCGGCTCATACCCGACGATCACCGTGGGGACCGGCGTCGCCGTCGGGCACTGCCAGGCGACCGGCTCGGTCGCCAGGTCGGGCTGCGTATCGCTCAGGTACGGCTGGCAGGCGAGCAGCAGCGCCGCAAGCAGGCCGTAGAGCAGCAAGATGGAGCGGCGGATCGGCGTGGTCATGTTAGCCTCGTGCTGGGTGTTTGCGGCATCGGACGAAGCGCCCGAGGGCGATCAGTCCCACTGCCAGCAGCAGGATGCCCCCGGTCAGCGGCGTCGCCGCGCCGACGGTGGGCAGGGGTGCGGGCCGGGGTGGGCCTGCGGTGGCGCGCGAGCCGCTGCCGTGCGGTGGCCGCTCCCGCCCCGTCCGATCGGCGGGCGGATTTCCGGCGGGTGGCGGGCTGGCCGGAGGCTGCGCTGCCGGTGGTGTGCTTGCGGGCGGCACCGGCGTGCTTGCGGGTGGCACCGGCGTGCTCGCGGGCGGCTCCGGGGTGCTTGCGGGTGGCACCTCCGGCGTGCTGACCGGCACCTCCGGCGTGGGGATGGGGATCTCCGGCGTGGGACTCGGCGACGGCTCCGGCGTCGGATCGTCTGTGGGTGGCTCGTCCCGTGGCGGTACGGGCGTGCTCGTCGTCGTCGGCGGCGTGGGGCTGGGCGACGGCTGCGGGGGCACGCTCGGCGTCGGGCTGGGAGCAGGGACCGGCGTGCTCGTCGGCAGGATTGGGGTGCTTGTCGGCGGAACGGGCGTCGGCGGCTCGGCCGTGGGCGTCAATCCCAGCGGGCGCACCTCGGCGCGCACTGGACGCGCGTCCAGTGCGGGAGCCAGCGCCGAAACGAGCAGCGCCAGGACAAAGCATGCAACCATCAGCGTGACCATCTGGAGTCGTGAGCGAAACATCATACCTATCCTTCGGTGGGGCGCAGGGCACGCCTGCGCCCGTGCGTCTATGAACTAACGAACAACGGGCAGGTACACGCGGTAGAACGGCACCATCGGGCCGTACTCGTGGGCGGTACCGCCGCCGACTTCCAGCTCTTGCAGCCAGTAGCGGTAGCGCTGCCCGGCCTCAGCGCTGGTGTCGGTCCAGGTGTAGGTCGCGCCGCTCGTGCGGCTGCCCCGCGCGGGGATGGCTGCCTTCGTCACCTGCTCGGCCTGTGGGCGGTCGGTGCCGGTGCTGCGGTACACATGGAACGCCCAGGTGTTCAGCTCGCTGCTGGTCGTCCATTGGAGGATCACGCCCGCGCTGGTGTGTGTGGCGCTGAAGTGCTCCAACGTGATCCCGGTGGGATCGAAGGGCGTCCGCTCGCTGCTGCTGTTGTTGCCCGGCGTGGGATCGCCGCCTGCTGAGCCGTCGTCGGCGATGCGCACGAGGTTGTCGATCGCGGTCACGACCGAGCCGGGCGGTAAGCTGTCCAGCACGCGCACGACAAAGTGGAGCGTGCCGCTCCCTCCGGCCTGAACCGAGGGGATGCTAAAGGTGCAGCGCGTGCCTGCGGGCGCTCCCTGGGGGCAGCTCCACCCGCTGGTGCTGGCCTGCGCGTCGAAGGTGGTGTAGGTGGGCACCGTCTCGGTGACGACCACGCCCGTGGCGGCGCTCGTGCCGCTATTGCGGTAGGTCAGGGTGTAGGTAATCGGCTTGCCCAGCTCGGCGGTCATGCCGTTGTCGGTCTTGGTGATCGCCAGGTCGGGGGCCTGCACGTCGGTGTCGACGGTCGAGGTGTTGTCGCCGGGATTCGGATCATCCGTCGGCGTGCCGATC from Herpetosiphonaceae bacterium includes the following:
- a CDS encoding M23 family metallopeptidase; amino-acid sequence: MTTPIRRSILLLYGLLAALLLACQPYLSDTQPDLATEPVAWQCPTATPVPTVIVGYEPTPTPHGEALPIFSTPLPTATPYVRTGSDYYQGQRVTVGPLVVSVTGYRTQAGTDAAHALHLLDLTIENTTAAPIELHVQGISLIRAIKRTDGRRIEGAWYPSQAAARAAGVPIVSGTWEPGSTQATIVIFAPEGQAEAWGMPFVRSDQRRSGQSGDGYLWFRLQDDPHCAKQPGGPPSAPVASAPPAGTPAVGRAGYPVPRGTAISRGYGCHSFYTGVRGNCPKGQWWHDGVDFASASGTPLFAIRDMQILYAGADSSTLDCSWIPGSQPPHAGFGLYVKAQDAHGYTYWYGHASSVTTRTGQQVKAGQQVAHMGSTGCSTGPHLHFRVRLNGLDRNPFDVIQKP